In Plasmodium vivax scf_6672 genomic scaffold, whole genome shotgun sequence, the sequence TAAATGTAAACGTAGAACCATATTAAACCTTCCATTGACTGAAAGTTGTAATAATCACGTTAACCACACATCTAATactaaaaagataaaataaaagattcTAACAGCAgataattttgcaaatataaatacaGAGTAGCATACTTTAAAGATTTTCTAACTAGAAAATGCGTTCCCCTTTATTAATAGTTCAAAATGTTctaattattatgtattgTCATTATTTACTTtccaatttataaaattccgtggaattatattaagttaaaattgtaatatacAGCAATTGACtgatggaaaataaaagaaaaaaccttaattcatttttttaatgaaccAGGAATACAAATTCacttacatttatttataatacttgGGTTCATATTGTATTtccatattaaatatatgctaTAAATCTATATTATATTCCGTAAAagtaataaattatacatgcaGTAAAGAACTTAATAACTAAATTATTATGATGCGAGCAACAGATTAATATACTCGTGCTTACCATATTAgaaattattattcattttaatctATTATTTTGAATGAAAACATTGCGAAcaaattattgtaataaataaatttgatcttcttttatgtaatattattctCTATATAAGGTGTTCTATCATTCCTTGCGACAATTATATgttccatttattttcttcatttttctattaatgcaaaatagattttatttaaaatttatgctaataatgtttaaaaagatgatataaatattcgatctaatattaattaaacgAAAATTTTGATTGACACCAATTACCTTGTAACATTTTGATTATACcctaaataaaattaattaaggTAGAAATCAATCTACATTAAATGTAAGTAGCCATACAATTAATAGGGGCTAAATATCAGGAATTTTCTGTATTACTTATGTATGCCAGAAAAGAttaagttatttattttgagtAGCACAATTGtacaattaatttttagtattaaatatacattttaatgaCAAATAATTTTAGCTATAGCTAAGTAAATCTacttatatttcataaactatttaatagttatatatatgttagtAGCTGTGAGAAGCTCAATATTGAATCAGCACATTAACAACAGTGACAAAAAAGCATAATTTATCAAAGTTTTATTCGGAAAGAAATTATAACTGCAATAATTTAAACCACACAATTTTaacatgaaaatttaaaaataaaagagatATAAAGATGCAAATATAGACAATAATAAACACATGTGCGTTATAGTAATAAAAgaatagaataaatatacaatatgtataaataatttccagaacaaatttatattttaatttattagtACTACATAAACTAAGCGTTTCAGAATTTCATTATTTGCTTCGTTTTTGTGcagtatataataaatttgcaGATATATGTATACTGTACGATCAGTGATTTCCCAAACTTCTTATTTTGATATGTCTCCACTCATGATATACACATTTAGCACGTAAAAATATGTCGAAGCACTGTAAACATTTATTACCCAAATGAATTACTTTATAGTTACTTTTATAAACAACTATTTATGTGcaacttttattatttaaacttatctatatatgtatttttaaattataattatgatatgCTAaggtacatttatttataatatttattaccgtaattatttgtatatcCCGAATTATTAATAATCGAGAggcataatataaaaagaagtaaTATCACGTTGCAAAAAGTGTCtacatatacacacaaattattttcgaaaattatttatttaaatgaagaattgagaaaaactatataatataaaataatggcTTGGTTGATTAGAGGACCTAGTAGATACGCTAATCCTTACCAAAAATACGATAATGGTCAATGCATGAATAGTTATAGCACATTAAAAGATGACATTTATCAAAGAAttgatcatttttataatgctaGGCATGAAAATATCTACAAGGAATGGAATGAattatatagatatataaaagaaaaaaatgcttcaatAAAACATTGTGTTGAAAACAGATATATAAACAGTGATTTTAgtaaagatgaaaaaataaacaatttCAAAAGTATATGTAATAAGAGAGGCAGGTGTCATATTAATGTAGAATCTAATATTAACACAAATCCCCCATCAAAAAGAACTGGTACAGTTGAACGCTGTAGAGAACGCAAAAATTGTAAGACCGAAAAAGCAGGAAAAGTCAAACTACAACCACAGTTGGAAGGAGAACCCTCAAAAGCAACTCTTTTACAAAGACCAAAAGCACAAGAGACAAGTCAAGAGCATGCTGGTGGAAAAGAATCTAATAAGCAGAGAGAAGATTTACCTGCTCAATCAGATTTAAATACTCTCCTTAATTCTATTAAAAGCAAAGATGATGAATCAGTGTCGGTAACTAATAAACAGTCTAGTACATCTGTACAAGGAAGTACTTCCCCACAAGCTTTGACTGAGATAGGGGGTACACCAGCTAGAGAATTAAATCCCCAAGCAAAAGATTCTCCCTCAAAAAGCATTTCTGATAGAGAATCTGATGCAAGGGGTACATTACAAGTAAGTTATTCAGGTATAAGTCTTTTTCAAGGTAATTTATCTGATAATCAAACTTTAGATACTAATCACCATAATATGCAAACACATCAAGGTGGAGGTGTTGAAAACCAGGATAACCATGAAAAASTTGTTACAGAACTTTCTGATAGAGTATCTCTTCCTGGAAGTCATTCTKCTCCTGAAAAACTTGACAACGAAGGTTCTGTTGATAGCAATAATAATGGACCAGGCAATAATGTTGAAGCACATGTCCTTGAAGATACTACTCCTTTAGATACTAAGAACGAAGGCGTTATTAGTGCATCAACAAAAGGTGTATCTTCTGGTGATGCAAGTCCTAGTCCTAAAACATATGGTGATGGTGTTCCTGGTGCAGTCAATGgtaaagaaatacaaaatggtCAAGAACGTGATAGTgaacatatatgtaatgaAATTTCTTCCAGTGCAGAAAAGGATGGTGAATTAACTGATGTTAAATTAGATRTACTTGCTCAAATTTCAAATGCAATACAAAGTAACCCACA encodes:
- a CDS encoding variable surface protein Vir18, putative (encoded by transcript PVX_021180A), encoding MAWLIRGPSRYANPYQKYDNGQCMNSYSTLKDDIYQRIDHFYNARHENIYKEWNELYRYIKEKNASIKHCVENRYINSDFSKDEKINNFKSICNKRGRCHINVESNINTNPPSKRTGTVERCRERKNCKTEKAGKVKLQPQLEGEPSKATLLQRPKAQETSQEHAGGKESNKQREDLPAQSDLNTLLNSIKSKDDESVSVTNKQSSTSVQGSTSPQALTEIGGTPARELNPQAKDSPSKSISDRESDARGTLQVSYSGISLFQGNLSDNQTLDTNHHNMQTHQGGGVENQDNHEKXVTELSDRVSLPGSHSXPEKLDNEGSVDSNNNGPGNNVEAHVLEDTTPLDTKNEGVISASTKGVSSGDASPSPKTYGDGVPGAVNGKEIQNGQERDSEHICNEISSSAEKDGELTDFTPLWRVLTKKNRKKGAGIIEELNSVAQEPSIMDDERSIPFSYGAFEYSTFDQNSY